The following is a genomic window from Rubidibacter lacunae KORDI 51-2.
GCTATTTCCAGCACCGCCGCCACAGCAATCCCTACGTCAACCTCGGCCGACAAGATATCACCGCACACGTCGACTTCACAGCACTCGATTGCTTCGGGCGATCGTTCGGACTGATAACAGTTGGCGCTACTCAACAAGGCTTATTTCTGATGGCACTGGGGTTAGGCGATCGGCTGATGGAATTATCGAGTGGGAAATTCGATGTCGCGCACGTACTGCAACGCCGCGATGCCCTCCACCAACTCATTAACCCGAGCGGACTGGGGGGATTCCAAGTGCTCGTGCAGGGGAAAAAGGTCGATCCCGCGCGCTCGTTACGCGGACTGACAGTGCCGCCATTAATGTAGGCGAGCGTTGCCGAAATGGCGGGTTCGCAAGGAAGCTCAGGGCTAGCCAGCTATCAATTCAGCTTGAAGCCGACGAACTCGCGTTCGGTCGGGCAAAGGTTGCGGGCAGTCTTTACCACGCGTTCAGTTTTTCCTGTCGCTCGTAGAGGGGAGCGAGCGACTGCACGATCGCTGTTGCCGCTTGGGAGCCCTCGCAACGCTCGCCGATGCTCTGTGCTGCTTCGTGCAGGCGCATTCTCAACGCGTCCAGCGACGCAAAACTCCGAAATAGCTGGCAGAGCAAGCTGTCGAGTTCATAGGTTTTAATCGTCGACCAATCCTGACCGCTGAGGCCTAACTGGTAGTGCAACACCGAGAAAATAAGAATCTTCGCGCGTAGCGGAGTTGTGTACTTCATGACGTCGAAGCGCAGATCGAACGGATCGTACCCGAGTGCCTGGACCGTCGACCGGTCGGTCTTGAGCTCCAATGGGTTTGAAGGCTCTGACGTTTCGGCCGTGCCGCCGGTTGTTGAAGACGTATCTGAGGAGTTGTCGCCCGAGTGAGTCGCTTCGCTCCCTGCCGGGGGCGCGGAATCCGCCGTTGCATCCCGATCGGCGGCATCGCTTAGGGCGTCAGGATTGAAGGGGTTTTCGCCGCCAGTATCTTTATCGCCCTTGATGGCGGTGTCGGGATCCCCCTCCTCTGAGGCTGGATCGGCATAGAGCTGCCCAAACTGGGAGGCGATCGCTTCGCCTACACGCGCGTACTTTTCGGGCTTGTTAAGCGTTTGTACGATTCCATTCAACAAACTGCTGAAGCGCTGTAGCGTTGGATGCAGCTGATAGAGTTCGCGCACCAAATCACGAGTGCGATAGGCAAGCAGGCGATTTTGGTCGTTTTCCCATTCGTTGTGGCGGGCGTAATAAAGCAGCTTTTTGACGCGAGAGAAGTCCGAATATTGCTTGAGTTCGTTAACAACAGTATCGAGTAACTCTTCTTCCGCAGCCGTCAGCTCGGGCTGCTCGATCTCGATTTGCAACAAATGCTGGCACGCCTGCAAGGCTTCAATTGTGTCGGCAACTGAGTCGAAGCGCTTGCGATAGTCCCAAGCCACCATGCGATCGAGAATATCTGCGAGCCGAGCATCCGCATGCGGAGCCCGCTCTCGCCAAACCTTATTCCCTTCGGAGTCTTCCAGCAGGCGCTTGGGTGAGACGCCGGTCAGTGCTTGAATGGCAATTCGACCGACGGCAAAGATGTCGCTACTAAAACGCGGCTTGCCGTTTTGTTGCTCGGCTGGCATATACGACGGCGTCCCCACAGCCACAGTCAACAGCGTCGGTTCGCCCCCTTCATACTTCACTGCTGTGACACGCTTGACCGACCCGAAGTCGATTAGTACCAAACGCCCGTCAGCCGTGCGACGGATTAAGTTGGCTGGCTTGATATCTCGATGGATAACGCTGTTCTCGTGGACGAAATAAAGCAGTCCGAGCACGTCATTCAGGAACAATAACACCTGTGCGTTTGTCCAGCGTCGCCTTTTCTTAAGCTCCGAGCTCAGCGACGTTCCATCGATAAATTCTTGAACCAAGAAAAACTTCTCGTTTTCTTCAAAATGAGCCTTGAGTTCGGGAATCTGGTCGTGTACGCCTACTTGCGACAGCACTTCGGCTTCTTCCTGAAACAGGCGTCGCGCGGTCTTCAGCACCCACTCCTTGCTAAACTGCGGCTTGAGCTGCTTGACAACGCACGGCGGGGCACCCGGAAAATCCAGATCCCGTGCTAAAAACGTATCGCTGAAGCCGCCGCTACCAAGCTGCTCGACAATTTCGTAGCGCCCTCTCAAGGTCGTTCCCAGCATCTGTATCGGTTTGCGTTCGGCAAATTCAGTGGAAGAACTTTTTACCAACTAATCGGGCAGATGAGACGCGTGCCAACTGACATGCCTGTTTACACCGTTACGCGATCGCTTTCGGTCCGTGATGGAGATCGGTGACTGCTTCCAATCTGAGCAGCTGCATGACCAGACACAAGACAACATTCTGGCGTGACACATATCACTTACGCAATGATGTTAACATCCTGCCCCTCAGTCGACAACGCCAACGTGCTTGCCTAATCTTTGTCTGTGCGCGTTGTGCTATGGGCAGTTAGGCAGTTGCGCTGCTCCTCAGCGATCGCATGCTGGTTAAAGTCTACTCAATCACTTCTATGCCGAGCATGGAGCGCGATCGCATCGCGACCCTGATATCAATCGGTCCGCTCGACTGCTTGACTGAGAAGGCACTCATTTGACTGCGAGTTTGCTCGAGAGGTTGACTGCCAGCGCGGTCCGCCTGCTTGTACCAACGGGAGCACCGCCGCCTGTTGTTCCACCAGTAGTAGCCGAACGACTGCCGAGGAGGAAGCAGTCTGGTGGTGGGCACCCGCAGCCGCTCTGGACTGCCCTAGAATAGAGCAATATTTCACCTGCACGCGAATGGCGCGATTAGCAGGTGTCACAGCGCTCCCTGCTATTTCAGCCTTCTGATGCCGTACACGTATCTGCCCGTTGCCTTCTTTCAAAATCGCTTTATCCCCTTTACCGACGCCAAGATCTCGATTGCCACGCACGCATTGCACTATGGAACGGCAGCCTTCGGCGGTTTGCGCGGCATCATCGATCCTCAAAATTCGCAGCAGGTGCTACTATTTCGCCTCGACCGACATGCCGCACGCCTGTCGCAAAGCGCTCGTTTTTTGCACTATGACCTGCCAGCTGAAAAGATTCAGGCATCGATCGTCGAGTTCGTCCGCCATAACCGACCGACAAAATCTTTCTACATTCGCCCATTGGTCTACACCTCCGACTTGGGCATTGCACCACGCCTGCATGAGGTCGAGAAAGATTGTTTGATTTATGGAATCGAACTGGGCGACTATTTACCGGCTGATGGGGTTCGCTGCCGAATCAGTTCTTGGTGCCGCCAAGAGGATCGCAGCCTGCCTCTGCGCGGCAAGATCAGTGGCGCGTACATTACCTCATCTCTTGCCAAAACCGAAGCGGTAGCATCGGGTTTCGATGAGGCGATCTTGTTAACCGCACAGGGCAAGGTGAGCGAAGCCACGGGCATGAACATCTTTATCGTGCGGAACGGGCAGCTAATCGCCCCCGATGTCTGTCAAGACGTACTTGAAGGGATTACTCGCGATAGCGTTCTGACGATCGCTCGCGACTTGGGCATCCCCGTTGCCGAGCGTCCGGTGGATAAGTCCGAACTGTATGCAGCAGAGGAAGTTTTCTTAAGCGGCACGGCGGCTAAAATCACACCAGTCAAGCAAATTGAAAGTTACGAACTTCCTAGCGAGCGCCCGATCGCCAATCGCTTGCGGTCGATGCTGGCTGCGATCGTTGAGGATCGCGAACCTGCTTACCGAAACTGGGTCGATCGCGTACCGCTGACTTGAGGTTCCTCGAGTAATATGGGGTTCGTCTGAGAAACTACGAGTTGGGCACCTCGAATCATTCGCTCAAGACCGAAGGTCGGCACAGCAGCATGGGCATTTAAGGCGCAAGCATGCCACAATCTAGCAATTTTTCCAAGGTGCACAATTTTAAGACTAGCCAGCAGTTGATACGCACTTCGATTGTTTTCGACTGATTGGACGCACGTTCCCAGACCCTTTGACTCCAAACAATTCTTCAGCTTCGCCGGTTGAGGCTAGACTTCATTGGTGTCCGAAACTTGTTCTGGCTCGGCCAGATTGAGGTAACGTTTAACTGTTTGTTGCAGCATTTCGCCCACAAGCTGTTCCGAAACCCCATGCTCGGTAGCTAACGCTTCAACAAGGTATCGTGCTTGATAGTTTCTTGCCGAGGTTGGAGACTTTGGCTCCACACTCGTGCGTTCTTCGATGTTGAGTGCATGCTCCTGCCAGTTGTAGTCTTCGTCGGGGTAGTCGTGCACCACTTCCACCACAAAAGTTAGCAAAATCCCCTCTAATCGAGAGAACCGCAAGGTCATTTCAGGATATGCAGGGTCTCCTAGATATGGATTCTCTATGACGGAGACAAGTTTTTTGTAGTTGAATTCCTCAGACATGTTGATTTTCCCGTTGGTAGGGGTGTGGAAGTTTGTTCGTTGAAGTTAAATACTGTACCCGAGAAACGAAGGCTTACAAAAAGCCCCCTCCGAGCACTCGAGGGACAGCGTATAGAAGCTCCAAGCAGCACGTGAGAACCATCGATAGGTCTTAGAACTTGACCCCGCGATAGGCATGGCGACCGGCAGCATGAGGCACGACAGCCGCTAGATCGACATACTTGGCTTCAGCCCTCCGATATTTGCCAACTCCGACTGCTCGGACGACCTTGAAGTTGAGAGCCGGCTTAGTGTATTGTTGTCCGCGATCTTTAACGATCTTCGT
Proteins encoded in this region:
- a CDS encoding branched-chain amino acid transaminase, which gives rise to MPYTYLPVAFFQNRFIPFTDAKISIATHALHYGTAAFGGLRGIIDPQNSQQVLLFRLDRHAARLSQSARFLHYDLPAEKIQASIVEFVRHNRPTKSFYIRPLVYTSDLGIAPRLHEVEKDCLIYGIELGDYLPADGVRCRISSWCRQEDRSLPLRGKISGAYITSSLAKTEAVASGFDEAILLTAQGKVSEATGMNIFIVRNGQLIAPDVCQDVLEGITRDSVLTIARDLGIPVAERPVDKSELYAAEEVFLSGTAAKITPVKQIESYELPSERPIANRLRSMLAAIVEDREPAYRNWVDRVPLT
- a CDS encoding serine/threonine-protein kinase; its protein translation is MLGTTLRGRYEIVEQLGSGGFSDTFLARDLDFPGAPPCVVKQLKPQFSKEWVLKTARRLFQEEAEVLSQVGVHDQIPELKAHFEENEKFFLVQEFIDGTSLSSELKKRRRWTNAQVLLFLNDVLGLLYFVHENSVIHRDIKPANLIRRTADGRLVLIDFGSVKRVTAVKYEGGEPTLLTVAVGTPSYMPAEQQNGKPRFSSDIFAVGRIAIQALTGVSPKRLLEDSEGNKVWRERAPHADARLADILDRMVAWDYRKRFDSVADTIEALQACQHLLQIEIEQPELTAAEEELLDTVVNELKQYSDFSRVKKLLYYARHNEWENDQNRLLAYRTRDLVRELYQLHPTLQRFSSLLNGIVQTLNKPEKYARVGEAIASQFGQLYADPASEEGDPDTAIKGDKDTGGENPFNPDALSDAADRDATADSAPPAGSEATHSGDNSSDTSSTTGGTAETSEPSNPLELKTDRSTVQALGYDPFDLRFDVMKYTTPLRAKILIFSVLHYQLGLSGQDWSTIKTYELDSLLCQLFRSFASLDALRMRLHEAAQSIGERCEGSQAATAIVQSLAPLYERQEKLNAW